The genome window CCGTGATCCCCAGTGACAGCACATCGGGTCCGGCAACGACGCGGGCCCGCGTCATGGCCAGATGCTCCCAAGTCCACGCCTCGCCCCGATGGTAGGTCGCGAAGGATTGCAGCGAGGTCGCGACCGGACCCTGCCGGCCTGACGGACGCAGCCGCATGTCGACTTCGTAGAGCCGGCCCTGCGGCATCGGTGCCTGCAATGCGGTGACGAGCGCCTGGGTCAACCGCGTGTAGTAGAGCCGCGCGCCGAGGGGACGGCGGCCATCCGACGCCTCAACCCCGTCCGCGTCGTAGATCACGATGAGATCGAGATCGGAGCGGGCATGAAGCCGCCCTGCCCCGAGCGACCCCATTCCGACGATCGCGGCACCGTGGCCCGGCGGCGGACCATGGCGGGTCGAGAAATCGGCGACAACTTCCGGCCAGATCTGCCTCAGGACGGCCCCGGCAAGATCGGCATATTGCGCCCCCGCCTCTTCGCCGTCGATCAGACCGCGCAGGTGGTGCACCCCGATCCGGAAATGCCAGTCGCGCGCCCATGCGCGGGCCGCGTCAAGCCGCGCTTCGTAATCGGACGCCCGGGCCAGAACCTGCGCCAGCGACGTCTCCAGCGCCGTCTGACCTGGCCACTCGGCAAAGAACGATCCCCCGATCACCGCATCGAGCACCGCGGCGTTGCGCGCGAGATACGAGGCGAGATCGGGCGTCGTTCCCGCGATGTCGGCGATCAGATCGATCAGCTGGGGATTGGCCTCGAAAAGCGAGAACAGCTGCACCCCTGCCGGTAGGCCGCGCAGGAAATCGTCGAACCGTGCGAGCGCCTGATCGGGCCTTGGGCTTTCCAGCAGACGTTCGAGCACCTTGGGCCGGATCCTGTCGAATATGTCGAGCGCACGTTCCGATCTCAGCGCCGGCACGTTGCGCCACTTGGCGACGAGCGTCGCCTGCGCCTCGGTCAGATCGGGATCGCCAGAGCGGGGCGGAGCGTCGGGCGAGAAGAAATCCTCGGTCAACTCGGCCACGTCCGACAGGCGTTCGGTGATCTCCTTGCGCAGATCCTCGGGATCACGGTCCATCATCGCCGCGACGCGTGCGAAACCTTCTTCGTTTTCGGGCAGTGAATGGGTCTGTGCGTCGGCGATCATCTGTAGGCGATGCTCGACCAGGCGATGGGCCTCGTAATGGTCGGAAAGGCGGAAGGCCACGTCCTCTCCGATCCAGCCCGCTGCCGTCAGCCGCGCGAGCCCGTCGAGCGTGCCGCGCACGCGGAGTGCGGGATCGCGCCCCCCGGCGATGATCTGCCGGGTCTGCGTGAAGAACTCGATCTCGCGGATGCCGCCACGTCCGAGCTTCATGTCGTGACCTGGAAGCGTGATCGGACCGCCGAGCCCGCGGTGATCGCGGATCCGCAGACGGATGTCATGGGCATCCTCGATCGCCGCGAAATCGAGATGCTTGCGCCAGATGAAGGGGCGCAGCCGTTCGAGATAGGCCTCTCCCGCCGCGATATCTCCGGCCGCCGGGCGGGCCTTGATATGGGCCGCCCGCTCCCACGTCCGACCGAGCGATTCGTAGTAGCGTTCGGCCCGCGCCATCGCCATGGCGACAGGGGTCACGACCGGATCGGGGCGCAGGCGCAGATCCGTGCGAAAGACGTAGCCTTCGGCCGTCTGATCGGAGAGCAAGGTGCACATACCACGCGCGGCCTTGACGAAAGCCGCCTGCGCTTCGGGGTAGTCGTCCGGTGCGAAGCGGCTCTCGTCGAACAGGCAGATGAGATCGATATCGCTCGAATAATTGAGCTCACCCGCGCCCATCTTGCCCATGGCAAGCGCGACGAGGCCGCCGCCGTCGTCGGCATTCTCGATCCCGGGAAGTTTTCCGCGCTCGATCTGCCGACGGACCTGGTCCTTCAGGGCGAGATCGACGGCCATGTCGGCGAGCCGCGTGAGCGCGCCGGTGACATCGTGAAGCGACCAGACCCCACCCAGATCCGCCAGCGCGGCAATCAGCGCCACCCGACGCTTGGCGACGCGCAATGCCGGACCGAGAGGGCTCTCGATCGCGCCGAGCGCGCCATCGACCGCCGCTTCGGGCCCGTCGGAAAGCGCCTGCCGGAGCCACTCCGCTTCGCGCCGCATGAGGCCGCGCAGATAGGGGCTACATCCGGCCGCGCCGGCCAGTAGCTCCCGGATGGCGGGGGGTTCGCCCTCGAAAAGGGCGGATACCTCTTCGGCCGGGTCGGGGTCGAAGGGGCGCGGGCAACGGGTCAGACGGTTGGCGAAATCCATGAGGCGAGGCTGACGCCAGCCGGCCGTCGGGGTCAAGCGGTGCTTGCGCCCGCACCGCTCCGATGGCACGAGACGAGGATGAGCAAGAGCCTGAAACGCGTATCCGCCGCGCTCGAAAGTGCGGGGATCGAAGGTCGCCCGGTCGAGGCGACGGAGACGACGCGCACGGCCGCCGAGGCTGCCGCGGCCCTGGGCGTCGAGGTCGACCAGATCGGCAAGTCGATCATCCTGCGCGGCGAGGTCTCGGATCGCGCGGTCCTGTTTCTCACCGCGGGTGGCAACAGGGTCGATGCGGCGCTCGCAAGCGCACTTGCCGGCGAAAGCCTCGGCAAGGCGGATGCGGCTCTCATCCGCGCACAGACGGGCTTCGCGATCGGCGGCGTCGCTCCTGTCGGTCATCTAAAGGAGATCCGGGGCTGGATCGACCGGCGTCTTCTCGATTTCGACGTGGTCTGGTGTGCGGCCGGGACACCACGGCACAATTTCCCCGTGGATCCGCGCCAGCTGATCGAAACTTTCGGCCTTGTACCGGGTGATTTCACGAGCTGATCCAAAATGTAAAAAGAGTTTACATCGACCCTTGAAGGGCGGCTGCCGCATGCGCATCTCCTGTCATGTAAAACGGATTTACATGGACCGGCAGACAAAGGAGTTCCCGGATGAGCACTATCGCAGACGTTCCGACCCAGCGCGGCAACTGGCTGGCCCGCGCCGAGAACTGGCTCGATGCCCGTGGCAAGGCGGCCTGGATCGCGGCCATGGTCGTGGGTTTCATCGCCTTCTGGCCCATCGGCCTCGCGCTTCTCGCGTTCATGCTGTTTCGCGGCAAGTTCGGCGAGACGCGGACCTCCTCCCGTGCGCCGCGCTTCATGACGCGGGGCTCCTCGGGCAACGCGGCCTTCGACGCCTATCGCAACGAGACGTTGCGCCGGCTCGAGGACGAACAGAAAGCCTTCGAATCCTTCCTTGAGCGTCTGCGCGAGGCGAAGGACAAGGCCGAGTTCGATGAATTCATGAAGGATCGTGCCGCCAGGCACGACGAGGAACGGCCCGTCGAGGCCTGATCTCAACTTCGGCCCGCCCCGATCGTCGGGGCGGGACATACCAGTTCTGCAGGAGGCCCGAGATGACCGCGATCGGATTGCCGGATCCCGACACGCTGCCGGAATTCTATTCCGATATCCCGACGAAGCGCGCGATGGCCTGGATCGTCGACGTGATCGTCATCACGTTGATCTCCCTGCTGCTGACCCCGCTCACGCTTTTCACCTCGATCTTCTTCTTTCCGATCTTCTATTTCTGCGTGGGATACGCCTATCGCGTGGCGACGCTCGCACGGGGATCGGCCACATGGGGCATGCGTCTCATGGCGATCGAGATTCGCGACCGGACGGGCGGGAAACTCGATCTCGCAAACGCGTTCCTCCACACGACCGGCTATGCGATCTCGGTCGCGGTGTTTCCGCTGCAACTGATCTCGGGCGTCTTGATGCTCGCGACGCCGCGGGCCCAGGGCTTGACCGATCACGCCATGGGATCGGCCGCGATCAACCGCGCGACGCTCTGATCCCCCATTTTGGGGGGCTTGGCGAGGCCCGCGGGCGTTGCTAGGCTCGTCCGAGGTCGGGAGACATCTCATGCGCCATACGCTGCCCATCGCGCCGCAATTCTACGTTACGGCGCCACAGCCCTGCCCCTATCTGCCGGGTCGGATGGAGCGCAAGCTCTTCACCGGGTTGCAGGGCGACGAGGCACCGCTCCTGAACGACAGCTTGTCGAAGCAGGGCTTCAGGCGATCCCAGAACGTCCTCTATCGGCCAAGCTGCGCGGAATGCTCGGCCTGTCTCTCGGCACGAATCCGGGTGGCGGATTTCCGACCCAGCCGCACGCAGCGACGGGTCGCGCGCAGGAACGGATACTTGCGGCGAACCGCCAACGCGCCCTGGGCGACGGAGGAGCAATACGCGCTCTTCCGCGACTATCTCGATTCACGGCATGCCGACGGCGGCATGGCCGACATGGATATCTTTGAATTCGCCGCAATGATCGAGGAAACGCCGATCCGCAGCCGCGTCATCGAGTATCGCGATCAGACCGGGGAGGAAGCCGAGCTTGCAGCCGTCTGCCTGACCGACGTGCTCGATGACGGGTTGTCGATGGTCTATTCCTTCTTCGATCCCGACCGCGTGGGCGACAGCCTCGGCACCTACGCGATCCTCGACCATGTCGAGATCGCACGGGAATCGGGCCTTCCCTACGTCTATCTCGGCTATTGGGTGCCGGGATCGCCCAAGATGGGCTACAAGGCGAAGTTCGACGCGCTGGAGATCTATTTCGGTCGCGCCTGGCAGCCGTTGGGAGATCCCGAGGCATTCGCGGCAGCCCAGCGGCCGCGTGCCACCGATCCGATCGCCGAACAGGTGGCGCGGATCTCGCTTCCCGACACGATGACACGGCGCGACTAGATCCCGCCCGCCCCGACCGTTCTCCCGATCCCCCGCGCTCAGTTCGGAAAGAGCGCGGGAACCAGCGTGACGACACCCGGGAAGAACCACAGCAGCATGAGCCCCAGGATCTGGATCCCCACGAAGGGCAGGACCCCGCGATAGATGTGTCCGGTCGTTACCGATTTCGGCGCGACGCCTCGCAGGTAGAAGAGTGCGAAGCCGAAAGGCGGCGTCAGGAACGACGTCTGCAGGTTCACCGCGATCATGATCGTGACCCATTTCGGATCCATCGTGCCGCCATAGATGACCGGTCCCACGATCGGCACCACGATGTAGATGATTTCGAGGAAGTCGAGCACGAAGCCTAGGACGAAAAGCACCAGCATCACGATCAGGAAGACGACCATCTCGTTGTCGAAACTGCGCAGGAATTGCTGGATGTAATGCTCTCCCCCGAAGGAGATGACGACGAGGTTCAGCAATTGCGATCCGATGAGAATGGTGAAGACCATCGAGGTGACCTTTGCCGTCTCGCGCACCACCGCCGGCAACACCCCTCCGAACCACAGTACCACGCACGCATAGAGCAGTCCGAACATCGCGAAGAGATAGGCAGCCTGCGCCATGAGGAAGGCCAGCCATTGCTCGACATTCGTCTCGCCAAGCCCCACGCGCAGGTCGAAGTTCACGCCGATCAGGATCATCA of Palleronia sp. LCG004 contains these proteins:
- a CDS encoding glutamine-synthetase adenylyltransferase, yielding MDFANRLTRCPRPFDPDPAEEVSALFEGEPPAIRELLAGAAGCSPYLRGLMRREAEWLRQALSDGPEAAVDGALGAIESPLGPALRVAKRRVALIAALADLGGVWSLHDVTGALTRLADMAVDLALKDQVRRQIERGKLPGIENADDGGGLVALAMGKMGAGELNYSSDIDLICLFDESRFAPDDYPEAQAAFVKAARGMCTLLSDQTAEGYVFRTDLRLRPDPVVTPVAMAMARAERYYESLGRTWERAAHIKARPAAGDIAAGEAYLERLRPFIWRKHLDFAAIEDAHDIRLRIRDHRGLGGPITLPGHDMKLGRGGIREIEFFTQTRQIIAGGRDPALRVRGTLDGLARLTAAGWIGEDVAFRLSDHYEAHRLVEHRLQMIADAQTHSLPENEEGFARVAAMMDRDPEDLRKEITERLSDVAELTEDFFSPDAPPRSGDPDLTEAQATLVAKWRNVPALRSERALDIFDRIRPKVLERLLESPRPDQALARFDDFLRGLPAGVQLFSLFEANPQLIDLIADIAGTTPDLASYLARNAAVLDAVIGGSFFAEWPGQTALETSLAQVLARASDYEARLDAARAWARDWHFRIGVHHLRGLIDGEEAGAQYADLAGAVLRQIWPEVVADFSTRHGPPPGHGAAIVGMGSLGAGRLHARSDLDLIVIYDADGVEASDGRRPLGARLYYTRLTQALVTALQAPMPQGRLYEVDMRLRPSGRQGPVATSLQSFATYHRGEAWTWEHLAMTRARVVAGPDVLSLGITDVRDEVLAAPQDAGAIRADVADMRRRLEKARPEAPLDPKAGPGRLQDIELLAMTLGLLSRSPARAVAQQIRAGTAAGLIEAEDAVKLREAHDTLANYRTATRLLGEDTIEPEALGASGEALLLRAAGCDRFDEIPRILHEFAVRAAGIFETFLGREPQEEKGAKP
- a CDS encoding YbaK/EbsC family protein, with amino-acid sequence MSKSLKRVSAALESAGIEGRPVEATETTRTAAEAAAALGVEVDQIGKSIILRGEVSDRAVLFLTAGGNRVDAALASALAGESLGKADAALIRAQTGFAIGGVAPVGHLKEIRGWIDRRLLDFDVVWCAAGTPRHNFPVDPRQLIETFGLVPGDFTS
- a CDS encoding DUF2852 domain-containing protein; its protein translation is MSTIADVPTQRGNWLARAENWLDARGKAAWIAAMVVGFIAFWPIGLALLAFMLFRGKFGETRTSSRAPRFMTRGSSGNAAFDAYRNETLRRLEDEQKAFESFLERLREAKDKAEFDEFMKDRAARHDEERPVEA
- a CDS encoding RDD family protein; amino-acid sequence: MTAIGLPDPDTLPEFYSDIPTKRAMAWIVDVIVITLISLLLTPLTLFTSIFFFPIFYFCVGYAYRVATLARGSATWGMRLMAIEIRDRTGGKLDLANAFLHTTGYAISVAVFPLQLISGVLMLATPRAQGLTDHAMGSAAINRATL
- a CDS encoding arginyltransferase translates to MRHTLPIAPQFYVTAPQPCPYLPGRMERKLFTGLQGDEAPLLNDSLSKQGFRRSQNVLYRPSCAECSACLSARIRVADFRPSRTQRRVARRNGYLRRTANAPWATEEQYALFRDYLDSRHADGGMADMDIFEFAAMIEETPIRSRVIEYRDQTGEEAELAAVCLTDVLDDGLSMVYSFFDPDRVGDSLGTYAILDHVEIARESGLPYVYLGYWVPGSPKMGYKAKFDALEIYFGRAWQPLGDPEAFAAAQRPRATDPIAEQVARISLPDTMTRRD